Proteins encoded within one genomic window of Amycolatopsis sp. 2-15:
- a CDS encoding peptide deformylase encodes MTVHPIRIAGDPVLHQPTREVTEFDEQLRTLTEDMFETMYAAEGVGLAANQIGLDLRLFVYDCPDDEGVEHRGLVVNPKLETSEVPETMPDPDDDWEGCLSVPGESYPTGRASWARVTGFDVTGEPITVEGTGYFARCLQHETDHLDGYLYLDRLVGRHARAAKKMLKKNKWGVPGLSWLPPKDEPAEA; translated from the coding sequence GTGACCGTCCACCCCATCCGCATCGCCGGCGATCCCGTGCTGCACCAGCCGACCCGTGAGGTCACGGAGTTCGACGAGCAGCTGCGCACGCTGACCGAGGACATGTTCGAGACGATGTACGCCGCCGAAGGCGTGGGCCTCGCGGCCAACCAGATCGGACTCGACCTGCGCCTGTTCGTCTACGACTGCCCCGACGACGAGGGCGTCGAACACCGCGGCCTGGTGGTGAACCCCAAGCTGGAGACCTCCGAGGTCCCCGAGACCATGCCGGACCCGGACGACGACTGGGAGGGCTGCCTCTCGGTCCCCGGCGAGTCCTACCCCACCGGCCGCGCGTCGTGGGCGCGCGTGACCGGTTTCGACGTGACCGGTGAGCCGATCACCGTCGAGGGCACCGGCTACTTCGCCCGCTGCCTGCAGCACGAGACGGACCACCTCGACGGGTACCTGTACCTCGACCGCCTGGTCGGCCGCCACGCGCGGGCGGCGAAGAAGATGCTGAAGAAGAACAAGTGGGGCGTGCCGGGGCTGAGCTGGCTGCCGCCGAAGGACGAGCCGGCCGAGGCCTGA
- a CDS encoding DUF3263 domain-containing protein, with the protein MDAAESMAGDQPSPPENVGGLTEREVEILAFERQWWRHAGAKENAIRERFSLSSTRYYQLLNTLLEKPEAMAADPMLVKRLRKTRAARQRKRGARRLGIELS; encoded by the coding sequence ATGGACGCCGCGGAGTCGATGGCTGGGGACCAGCCGTCGCCGCCGGAGAATGTGGGCGGCCTGACCGAGCGTGAGGTGGAGATCCTCGCGTTCGAACGTCAGTGGTGGCGGCACGCCGGTGCCAAGGAAAACGCCATCCGGGAACGGTTCTCGCTGTCCTCGACCCGTTACTACCAGCTGCTGAACACACTGCTGGAAAAGCCTGAGGCCATGGCGGCCGACCCGATGCTGGTGAAGCGGCTGCGCAAGACGCGCGCCGCCCGGCAGCGCAAGCGCGGCGCCAGGCGGCTGGGGATCGAACTGTCATGA
- a CDS encoding LytR C-terminal domain-containing protein — translation MSFFSGLSRPMRAAGVALIGVAVIAAIIGGVTALSGGGSGDNNAGPTSSSGSPTSSQSSPGSSSATPPSSSAPSSPASSSAPSSPPASQSGQPGQPGQPGQPSGQPGQPGQPGGQPGQPGAGQQASNKWVTVRVYNNSTIPHLAEQAAADFRASGWNVPEVGNYPQGVIPHTTAYFRPGTDEEAAAKQLAAEFGFQAEPRFDGIQSSSPGVIVIITKDYQSGHKGS, via the coding sequence ATGAGCTTCTTCTCGGGACTGTCCCGGCCCATGCGGGCCGCGGGCGTCGCGCTCATCGGCGTCGCCGTGATCGCCGCGATCATCGGCGGCGTGACCGCGCTTTCGGGTGGCGGATCGGGAGACAACAACGCCGGGCCCACCAGCTCGAGCGGGTCGCCGACGTCTTCGCAGTCGTCGCCCGGCTCGTCGAGTGCGACGCCACCTTCGTCTTCGGCTCCTTCTTCGCCGGCTTCGTCGTCGGCGCCCTCTTCGCCGCCGGCCAGCCAGTCGGGGCAGCCGGGCCAGCCTGGTCAGCCCGGCCAGCCCAGCGGACAGCCGGGTCAGCCCGGCCAGCCCGGTGGCCAGCCGGGGCAGCCGGGCGCCGGCCAGCAGGCGTCCAACAAGTGGGTGACCGTGCGGGTCTACAACAACTCCACGATCCCGCACCTCGCCGAGCAGGCCGCCGCCGACTTCCGCGCGTCGGGCTGGAACGTGCCCGAGGTCGGCAACTACCCGCAGGGCGTCATCCCGCACACCACGGCCTACTTCCGGCCGGGCACCGACGAGGAGGCCGCCGCGAAGCAGCTGGCAGCCGAGTTCGGGTTCCAGGCCGAGCCGCGGTTTGACGGCATCCAGAGCTCGAGCCCGGGCGTGATCGTGATCATCACCAAGGACTACCAGAGCGGCCACAAGGGCAGCTGA
- a CDS encoding AAA family ATPase, which translates to MSDPQITLTVRHTPSALDSRRGVVRMHPEVLDALGLRAWDAVHLTGARRSAALAAPAEEGTPGVVLTDDVTMSNLGVSEGSEIVVTPADVAAAKTVTVSGSRLASVSVPPQTLRLALTGKVLTRGDAVSLLPQDLAPAPGSDVAAVRGQLSRAIGATWTNELLTVTATEPAGVVVVGPSTVVSWRDGARTGETPTDTVPARSATALVRSTAVTAAEDYLDAEVVEETKPEEISEPVPPVADLVGAEGAARKLAEWFDLAFHRPELLERLGTSAHLGVLLSGPEGVGKATLVRSVARAEKVRVVSLVAPNIAVLEPNTAHARLREAVTRAAEGDGPGVLLINDVDALLPATQPPPVATVVLEELRAAMRREGLAVVATTQRAESVDPRLRTADLLDRELGLPLPDAKTRIELLRILLRDVPVEPGADLGVLAEKTPGFVAADLIALRRDAALRAALRQRDVAEPRISEHDLLDALATVRPISLSTSDNLATGGLTLEDVGNMVDVKQALTETVLWPLRYPDSFARLGIDPPRGVLLYGPPGGGKTFLVRALAGTGALNVFAIKGAELLDKWVGESERAVRDLFRRAADAAPSLIFLDEIDALAPRRGQSSDSGVADRVVAALLTELDGVEPMREVVVLGATNRPELVDPALLRPGRLERRIYVPPPDAESRTAILKATSKNTPLASDVDLAAVASTLDGYSAADCAALIREAALTAMRESLEAHVVTAAHLEKARQVVRPSLDPAQLATLEAYAQAQQER; encoded by the coding sequence GTGAGCGACCCGCAGATCACACTGACCGTCAGGCACACGCCGTCCGCGCTGGATTCCCGGCGCGGAGTCGTGCGGATGCACCCCGAGGTGCTCGACGCGCTGGGCCTGCGCGCCTGGGACGCCGTGCACCTCACCGGCGCCCGCCGCAGTGCCGCGCTCGCCGCGCCGGCCGAGGAGGGCACGCCGGGCGTGGTGCTGACCGACGACGTCACCATGTCGAACCTCGGTGTGTCCGAGGGGTCCGAGATCGTGGTGACGCCGGCCGACGTCGCGGCGGCCAAGACGGTCACGGTCTCCGGCTCGCGGCTGGCCAGCGTGTCCGTGCCGCCGCAGACGCTGCGGCTCGCGCTCACCGGCAAGGTGCTCACGCGCGGCGACGCCGTTTCGCTGCTTCCCCAGGACCTCGCGCCGGCGCCGGGTTCGGACGTCGCGGCCGTGCGCGGGCAGCTGTCGCGCGCGATCGGCGCGACGTGGACCAACGAGCTGCTCACCGTCACCGCCACGGAGCCCGCGGGCGTGGTCGTGGTGGGACCGTCCACTGTGGTCAGCTGGCGCGACGGCGCCCGCACGGGCGAGACGCCGACCGACACCGTCCCCGCGCGCAGCGCGACTGCCCTCGTCCGCAGCACGGCCGTGACGGCGGCGGAGGACTACCTCGACGCGGAGGTGGTCGAGGAGACCAAGCCGGAGGAGATCTCGGAACCGGTCCCGCCCGTGGCCGACCTGGTGGGCGCGGAAGGGGCCGCGCGCAAGCTCGCCGAGTGGTTCGACCTGGCGTTCCACCGGCCGGAGCTGCTGGAGCGGCTGGGCACATCGGCGCACCTGGGGGTGCTGCTGTCGGGGCCGGAGGGCGTCGGCAAGGCGACGCTGGTGCGCTCGGTCGCGCGGGCCGAGAAGGTGCGGGTGGTATCGCTGGTCGCGCCCAACATCGCCGTGCTGGAGCCGAACACGGCCCACGCCCGCCTGCGTGAGGCCGTGACCCGCGCCGCCGAGGGCGACGGGCCCGGCGTGCTGTTGATCAACGACGTCGACGCCCTGCTGCCGGCCACGCAACCGCCGCCGGTGGCCACCGTTGTCCTGGAGGAGCTGCGCGCGGCCATGCGCCGCGAGGGCCTCGCCGTGGTGGCGACGACGCAGCGCGCCGAGTCCGTCGACCCGCGGTTGCGCACCGCCGACCTGCTCGACCGCGAGCTCGGCCTGCCGCTGCCCGATGCGAAGACCCGCATCGAACTGCTGCGGATCCTGCTGCGTGATGTGCCCGTGGAACCCGGCGCCGACCTGGGCGTGCTCGCGGAGAAGACGCCCGGGTTCGTCGCCGCCGATCTCATCGCCCTGCGCCGAGACGCGGCCCTGCGGGCCGCGCTTCGCCAGCGTGACGTCGCCGAGCCGCGAATCTCGGAGCACGACCTGCTCGACGCGCTCGCCACCGTCCGGCCGATCTCGCTGTCCACTTCGGACAACCTGGCCACCGGCGGGCTGACGCTCGAAGACGTGGGCAACATGGTCGACGTCAAGCAGGCCCTCACCGAGACGGTGCTGTGGCCGCTGCGCTACCCGGATTCCTTCGCCCGCCTGGGCATCGACCCGCCGCGTGGCGTGCTGCTCTACGGCCCGCCGGGCGGCGGCAAGACCTTCCTCGTGCGCGCGCTGGCAGGCACCGGGGCGCTCAACGTGTTCGCGATCAAGGGCGCCGAGCTGCTGGACAAGTGGGTCGGCGAGTCGGAGCGGGCCGTGCGCGACCTGTTCCGCCGGGCCGCCGACGCCGCGCCGTCGCTGATCTTCCTCGACGAGATCGACGCGCTGGCGCCGCGGCGCGGGCAGTCGTCCGACTCCGGTGTGGCCGACCGCGTGGTCGCGGCCCTGCTCACAGAGCTCGACGGCGTGGAGCCGATGCGCGAGGTCGTGGTGCTGGGCGCGACGAACCGGCCCGAGCTCGTGGACCCGGCGCTCCTGCGGCCGGGCCGGCTGGAGCGGCGCATCTACGTGCCGCCGCCCGACGCCGAGTCGCGCACCGCGATCCTCAAGGCGACGTCGAAGAACACGCCGCTGGCGTCCGATGTGGATCTGGCGGCCGTCGCGTCCACCCTGGACGGTTACTCCGCCGCCGACTGCGCCGCGCTCATCCGCGAGGCCGCGCTCACCGCGATGCGTGAATCGCTCGAGGCGCACGTGGTCACCGCCGCCCACCTGGAGAAGGCACGGCAGGTCGTCCGGCCGTCGCTGGATCCGGCGCAGCTGGCGACGCTGGAGGCGTACGCGCAGGCCCAGCAGGAACGCTGA
- a CDS encoding nitroreductase family protein gives MDAETLLTTTRSVRRKLDLDRPVDPAVIEDCLRIAQQAPAAGGLLKAQRWVAVLDPELRAEVAAITRTAAHQVWQHYAHLADTSMFASARHLVDHLDRVPALVLPCMPGRRPASAAEQSSFYGSIYPAIWSFQLALRTRGLASSLCSYHLAGHEPDVARLLGIPADVTQVGLIAVAHSTQREFSPAARPPVGEILSFDAWAGSASLG, from the coding sequence ATGGACGCCGAAACGCTGCTCACCACCACCCGATCCGTCCGCCGCAAGCTGGACCTCGACCGGCCGGTCGACCCGGCGGTGATCGAAGACTGCCTGCGCATCGCCCAGCAGGCGCCCGCCGCCGGTGGACTGCTGAAGGCCCAGCGCTGGGTCGCGGTACTGGACCCGGAGCTGCGCGCCGAAGTCGCCGCGATCACCAGGACGGCCGCCCACCAGGTGTGGCAGCACTACGCGCACCTGGCCGACACGAGCATGTTCGCCTCCGCCCGCCACCTCGTGGACCACCTCGACCGCGTACCGGCGCTGGTGCTGCCGTGCATGCCGGGCCGGCGGCCGGCCTCGGCCGCGGAGCAATCGTCGTTCTACGGCTCGATCTACCCGGCGATCTGGAGCTTCCAGCTCGCGCTGCGCACGCGCGGCCTCGCGAGCTCGCTGTGCAGCTACCACCTCGCCGGCCACGAGCCGGACGTCGCGCGCCTGCTGGGGATCCCGGCCGACGTCACGCAGGTCGGCCTCATCGCCGTGGCGCACTCGACACAGCGTGAGTTCTCCCCCGCCGCGCGGCCGCCGGTGGGCGAGATCCTGTCGTTCGACGCCTGGGCAGGCTCCGCGTCGCTAGGGTGA
- a CDS encoding TetR/AcrR family transcriptional regulator C-terminal domain-containing protein has product MVRETLTREKVLDEALALVDADGMGALSMRKLAARLGVEAMSLYNHVKNKGDLLDGLTARVFESVPLPLPVPSWSWETRVRRLAEGLYTAFTRHPAVVRALAAEEANPRSPGALRVIDALLGALLDGGLDEEAAARGYRSLMGLTFGAALADSVAGGVAQRDEPVADWFSRMVTPGELPNLYRVLPSLAEVDCVQDFHDQLDLLLAGLRTAAAR; this is encoded by the coding sequence GTGGTGCGCGAAACCCTCACGCGGGAAAAGGTCCTCGACGAAGCGCTGGCACTGGTGGACGCCGACGGCATGGGCGCACTGTCGATGCGCAAGCTCGCGGCCCGCCTCGGCGTCGAGGCGATGTCGCTCTACAACCACGTGAAGAACAAGGGCGACCTTCTCGACGGGCTCACCGCGCGCGTCTTCGAGTCCGTGCCGCTGCCGCTGCCGGTGCCGTCGTGGAGCTGGGAAACCCGCGTCCGCCGGCTCGCCGAAGGCCTCTACACGGCGTTCACGCGGCATCCGGCCGTGGTGCGCGCCCTGGCGGCCGAGGAGGCGAACCCGCGCTCGCCCGGCGCGTTGCGCGTGATCGACGCCTTGCTTGGCGCGCTGCTCGACGGCGGGCTCGACGAGGAGGCCGCGGCCCGCGGCTACCGGTCGTTGATGGGGCTCACGTTCGGCGCGGCGCTGGCCGACTCCGTCGCCGGGGGTGTCGCGCAGCGCGACGAGCCCGTCGCCGACTGGTTCAGCCGCATGGTCACGCCGGGGGAGCTGCCGAACCTGTACCGCGTGCTGCCGTCACTGGCGGAGGTCGACTGCGTGCAGGACTTCCACGACCAGCTCGACCTGCTGCTCGCCGGCCTGCGCACCGCAGCGGCTCGCTGA
- the pssA gene encoding CDP-diacylglycerol--serine O-phosphatidyltransferase, which produces MVRVTTPSIRLLPNAITVLALCAGLSSVQFALTGNYAMAIAAIGIAAVLDSLDGRIARLLDATSKMGAELDSLSDGISFGVAPALVLYVWQSHGDRIGWVASLIFAVCMILRLARFNTLLDVTDKPPYSSEFFVGVPAPAGGLVAMLPLIATLQWGEGWWSEQYVVIAWTIAVAALLISRIPTLSLKTVKVPARAIAPLLVGVGLLAAAIIQFPLVALAVALVLYLLHIPYAVYRNRWLAAHPEAWTVPPRERRAIRRARSQRRLRLRPASRRVAGAAMRAVRLPRNGSDFVRARALRDRDHSGSASGSSGNSAGATSGPNQRRRSWRRIGIRRR; this is translated from the coding sequence ATGGTCCGCGTGACCACCCCGAGCATTCGGCTCCTGCCGAACGCCATCACGGTGCTGGCGCTGTGCGCCGGGCTGTCGTCCGTGCAGTTCGCGCTCACGGGCAACTACGCCATGGCCATCGCGGCCATCGGCATCGCGGCGGTGCTCGACAGCCTCGACGGGCGCATCGCGCGCCTGCTCGACGCGACGTCGAAGATGGGCGCCGAGCTCGACTCGCTGTCCGACGGCATCTCGTTCGGCGTGGCGCCGGCGCTGGTGCTGTACGTGTGGCAGTCGCACGGAGACCGCATCGGCTGGGTGGCTTCGCTGATCTTCGCGGTCTGCATGATCCTGCGCCTCGCACGCTTCAACACCCTGCTCGACGTCACCGACAAGCCGCCCTACTCCTCGGAGTTCTTCGTCGGCGTGCCCGCGCCGGCCGGCGGTCTCGTCGCCATGCTGCCGCTCATCGCGACGCTGCAGTGGGGCGAGGGCTGGTGGTCCGAGCAGTACGTGGTGATCGCCTGGACGATCGCCGTCGCCGCGCTGCTGATCAGCCGCATCCCGACGTTGTCGCTGAAGACGGTCAAGGTGCCCGCCAGAGCCATCGCGCCGCTGCTGGTGGGCGTCGGCCTGCTGGCCGCCGCGATCATCCAGTTCCCGCTGGTGGCGCTGGCCGTCGCGCTGGTGCTCTACCTGCTGCACATCCCGTACGCGGTGTACCGCAACCGTTGGCTCGCCGCGCACCCCGAGGCGTGGACGGTCCCGCCGCGCGAGCGCCGGGCCATCCGCCGTGCGCGTTCGCAGCGACGTCTGCGGCTGCGTCCGGCGTCTCGCCGGGTCGCGGGTGCGGCGATGCGCGCGGTGCGGCTGCCGCGCAACGGCTCGGACTTCGTGCGGGCGCGGGCGTTGCGGGATCGCGACCACTCCGGGTCCGCCTCCGGCAGCTCCGGCAACTCCGCCGGTGCCACGTCCGGCCCCAACCAGCGACGCCGTAGCTGGCGCCGGATCGGGATCCGCCGCCGCTGA
- a CDS encoding phosphatidylserine decarboxylase: MSGKPTGNPLTHAVQLARETIPPMHPAGRPFVFGGLAATLVLRRFSKRLGVVGALATAATAAFFREPKRVAPERDNIAVASADGLVSLIEEAVPPPELGLPAEPRMRVSVFLSVFDVHVQRIPAPGVIEKVAYRPGKFLSADLDKASEDNERNSVLMRTVDGHELVVVQIAGLVARRILCEIHEGDKVAAAATYGIIRFGSRVDLYLPPGSRVLVAKGQRTVGGETVIAELPALGEG; the protein is encoded by the coding sequence ATGAGCGGCAAGCCCACCGGCAATCCCCTCACGCACGCAGTGCAGCTCGCGCGGGAGACGATCCCGCCGATGCACCCCGCCGGACGCCCGTTCGTCTTCGGCGGGCTGGCGGCGACGCTGGTGCTGCGCCGGTTCTCCAAGCGCCTCGGCGTGGTCGGCGCGCTCGCGACTGCGGCCACCGCCGCGTTCTTCCGCGAGCCCAAGCGCGTCGCGCCGGAGCGGGACAACATCGCCGTGGCCTCGGCCGACGGTCTGGTGTCTCTCATCGAGGAGGCCGTGCCGCCGCCCGAGCTGGGGCTGCCCGCCGAGCCGCGGATGCGCGTGAGCGTGTTCCTGTCGGTGTTCGACGTGCACGTCCAGCGGATCCCGGCCCCCGGTGTCATCGAGAAGGTGGCCTACCGGCCGGGCAAGTTCCTCTCCGCGGACCTGGACAAGGCGAGCGAGGACAACGAGCGCAACTCCGTGCTCATGCGCACCGTCGACGGCCACGAGCTCGTCGTCGTGCAGATCGCCGGCCTCGTCGCGCGCCGCATCCTGTGCGAGATCCACGAGGGCGACAAGGTGGCCGCGGCCGCCACCTACGGCATCATCCGGTTCGGCTCCCGTGTCGACCTCTACCTGCCGCCCGGCAGCCGCGTGCTCGTCGCCAAGGGCCAGCGCACGGTCGGCGGCGAGACGGTGATCGCCGAACTCCCGGCGCTGGGAGAAGGCTGA
- a CDS encoding GlsB/YeaQ/YmgE family stress response membrane protein, translating to MGFFTWIIFGALVGWLANLVVGGPDRRRQGCLVSVLVGVLGAALGGFIYRLATGEQQRFEFDFPSFGVAILGAIVLLAVLRLVGSIGRRSRRDDYPHDSYRRDNYR from the coding sequence ATGGGCTTCTTCACCTGGATCATCTTCGGCGCGCTGGTCGGCTGGCTCGCGAACCTGGTCGTCGGCGGGCCGGACCGGCGCCGGCAGGGGTGCCTGGTCAGCGTGCTCGTCGGGGTGCTCGGGGCGGCGCTCGGCGGCTTCATCTACCGGCTGGCGACGGGTGAGCAGCAGCGCTTCGAGTTCGACTTCCCGAGCTTCGGCGTCGCGATCCTGGGCGCGATCGTCCTGCTGGCGGTGCTGCGGCTGGTCGGCTCGATCGGCCGACGGTCCAGGCGCGACGACTACCCGCACGACAGCTACCGCCGCGACAACTACCGGTGA
- a CDS encoding winged helix-turn-helix domain-containing protein — protein MSDPDSVDVQQIRDSHVLAAMSHPLRRRLLDLLKLDGPATASVLAERTTSAVGNISHHLKVLAAAGLVEEAPELARDRRERWWRRPSRGLSWSTSDFVGDPVGDAAEVVSLDRQASLSRSWLSDLETEPTHWRDAWFTNETWVRLSPAEVMELSSRILELFAEYTDRPTPDDDAERRPVFLFARGFPAQP, from the coding sequence GTGTCTGATCCCGATTCGGTTGATGTCCAGCAGATCCGCGACTCCCACGTGCTGGCCGCGATGTCCCACCCCCTGCGCCGGCGCCTCCTCGACCTCCTGAAGCTCGACGGCCCCGCCACGGCTTCGGTCCTCGCCGAACGCACGACGTCGGCCGTCGGCAACATCAGCCACCACCTCAAGGTTCTCGCCGCCGCCGGCTTGGTCGAAGAAGCTCCGGAACTCGCCCGCGACCGCCGCGAACGCTGGTGGCGCCGCCCTTCGCGCGGCCTGTCCTGGTCCACTTCGGACTTCGTCGGCGATCCCGTGGGCGACGCCGCCGAGGTCGTCTCACTCGACCGGCAGGCTTCGCTGTCCCGCTCGTGGCTCTCGGACCTGGAAACGGAACCCACGCACTGGCGCGACGCGTGGTTCACCAACGAAACCTGGGTGCGCTTGTCTCCTGCCGAGGTGATGGAGCTGAGCTCCCGGATCCTCGAGCTGTTCGCCGAGTACACGGACCGCCCGACCCCGGACGACGACGCTGAGCGCCGCCCGGTCTTCCTCTTCGCCCGAGGTTTTCCCGCGCAACCGTGA
- a CDS encoding MFS transporter, with product MTEPRMTDNLWRDRNFRLIWTGETVSTLGSAVAGTSLPLVALLVLRASTFEVALLTAVAWVPWLVVGLPAGAWVDRWRKRRVMVTCNAASVVAFAAVPVGYVAGWLTVPYLLCAALVGGFAKVFFSLAYRSYVPVIVTRAQLLEANVKLQGSESAAQVGGPGLAGLLAAVAGPVAGVLADAVSFGISVLCLRYVRAKETLKPRGNRRLRTEIAEGIGFIARDRYLRSLIGAAAVANLALDGYAAIQVVFLVRDLGTGPGAVGVVLAIAEVGGVAGAPLAARLGKRVGAARAFLLCEALAAPAMLLGPFATPGAGLTVFVLSGMGVAAGIVGSNVLVGTFRQTYCPPELFGRITASSAVVNYGTIPLGAFLGGVLGEALGVRETMLIMAGVQLASLVILLKSPLRRDKDFPTAAARPLQSLQPPHQPPPAARSGSSPG from the coding sequence ATGACTGAACCGCGAATGACCGACAACCTGTGGCGAGACCGCAACTTCCGCCTGATCTGGACTGGCGAGACCGTCAGCACCCTCGGCAGCGCAGTGGCCGGCACGTCGTTGCCGCTTGTCGCGTTGCTGGTCTTGCGCGCCTCGACGTTCGAGGTGGCGCTGCTGACCGCCGTCGCGTGGGTGCCGTGGTTGGTGGTGGGGTTGCCGGCCGGGGCGTGGGTGGACCGGTGGCGCAAGCGGCGCGTGATGGTGACCTGCAACGCGGCGTCGGTGGTGGCGTTCGCGGCCGTGCCGGTGGGGTACGTAGCCGGGTGGCTCACGGTGCCGTACCTGCTCTGCGCGGCGCTGGTCGGTGGGTTCGCGAAAGTGTTCTTCTCGCTGGCCTACCGCAGTTACGTGCCGGTGATCGTGACCAGAGCGCAGCTGCTCGAGGCCAACGTGAAGCTCCAGGGCAGCGAGTCCGCCGCGCAGGTGGGCGGGCCTGGGCTGGCGGGGCTGCTCGCGGCCGTCGCGGGACCTGTCGCCGGAGTGCTCGCCGATGCCGTGAGTTTCGGTATTTCCGTGCTGTGCCTGCGTTACGTCCGCGCGAAGGAAACCCTGAAGCCCCGCGGCAACAGGCGGCTGCGCACCGAAATCGCCGAGGGAATCGGCTTCATCGCGCGCGACCGGTACCTGCGGTCTCTCATCGGAGCCGCCGCGGTGGCGAACCTCGCGCTCGACGGGTACGCCGCCATCCAGGTCGTGTTCCTCGTCCGCGACCTCGGCACCGGGCCCGGAGCCGTGGGGGTGGTCCTGGCCATCGCGGAGGTCGGTGGCGTCGCCGGCGCGCCGTTGGCCGCGCGGCTAGGGAAGCGCGTCGGGGCGGCGCGCGCGTTCCTGCTCTGCGAAGCGTTGGCCGCGCCGGCGATGCTGCTCGGTCCGTTCGCCACCCCGGGCGCCGGGCTCACGGTGTTCGTGCTGTCGGGGATGGGGGTCGCCGCCGGGATCGTCGGGTCCAACGTGCTCGTCGGAACCTTCCGCCAGACCTACTGCCCACCCGAGCTCTTCGGCCGCATCACCGCGAGCTCCGCCGTCGTCAACTACGGCACCATCCCGTTGGGCGCGTTCCTCGGTGGTGTCCTCGGCGAAGCGCTGGGCGTGCGCGAGACGATGCTGATCATGGCCGGTGTGCAGCTCGCCTCGCTGGTGATCCTCCTCAAGAGCCCGCTGCGCCGCGACAAGGACTTCCCTACAGCAGCAGCACGTCCACTTCAGTCCCTTCAGCCACCTCACCAACCCCCTCCGGCAGCACGATCAGGCAGTTCGCCTGGGTGA
- the moeA gene encoding molybdopterin molybdotransferase MoeA: protein MISVDAYRETVTELLGRTPVTTLPLAEAAGFVLAEDVHAGVSLPPFDNSAMDGYAVRAADVAGAGPDSPVTLPVADDIPAGRVDVATLEPGTAHRIMTGAPMPPGADAIVMVEDTDRGTESVRIAKAASSGDHVRRTGEDVERGVVALHAGTVLGHSQLGLAAAVGLAELSVHRPLSVLVVSTGTELVEAPNPLRHGQIYESNSVMLAAALRELGCRVAVVRSVVDDVEEFRKIIEPKLADADLLITSGGVSAGAYEVVKDALTGQGVQFQKIAIQPGGPQGCGHWNGVPVVTLPGNPVSVLVSFEAFLRPALLSAMGHTDVDRRRVRARLSEAMTSPSSRRQFRRGFYTPTEGEVTGVVGPRGGPGSHLLAAFTQANCLIVLPEGVGEVAEGTEVDVLLL from the coding sequence GTGATCTCCGTCGATGCCTACCGCGAGACCGTGACCGAGCTGCTCGGCCGCACGCCCGTGACCACCCTGCCCCTCGCCGAAGCCGCCGGGTTCGTCCTGGCCGAGGACGTGCACGCGGGGGTGTCGCTGCCGCCGTTCGACAACTCCGCGATGGACGGCTACGCCGTGCGCGCGGCCGACGTCGCCGGCGCCGGGCCTGACTCGCCCGTGACGCTGCCCGTGGCCGATGACATCCCGGCCGGGCGCGTGGACGTCGCGACGCTGGAGCCGGGCACTGCGCACCGGATCATGACGGGCGCGCCGATGCCGCCGGGTGCCGACGCGATCGTGATGGTGGAGGACACCGACCGCGGCACCGAGTCGGTGCGGATCGCCAAGGCCGCGTCCTCGGGCGACCACGTGCGGCGCACCGGCGAAGACGTGGAACGCGGTGTGGTGGCCCTGCACGCCGGCACCGTGCTGGGCCACTCGCAGCTGGGTCTCGCGGCGGCCGTCGGCCTGGCCGAGCTGTCGGTGCACCGGCCGCTGTCCGTGCTCGTGGTGTCGACCGGCACGGAGCTCGTCGAGGCCCCGAACCCGTTGCGGCACGGGCAGATCTACGAGTCCAACAGCGTGATGCTCGCCGCCGCGCTGCGCGAGCTGGGCTGCCGCGTCGCCGTGGTGCGCAGCGTGGTTGACGACGTCGAGGAGTTCCGCAAGATCATCGAACCGAAGCTCGCGGACGCCGACCTGCTGATCACTTCGGGCGGCGTCAGCGCCGGCGCGTACGAGGTGGTCAAGGACGCACTGACGGGCCAGGGCGTGCAGTTCCAGAAGATCGCCATCCAGCCCGGCGGGCCGCAGGGCTGCGGCCACTGGAACGGCGTGCCCGTGGTGACGCTGCCGGGCAACCCGGTGAGCGTGCTGGTGTCGTTCGAAGCCTTCCTGCGGCCGGCTTTGCTGTCGGCCATGGGCCACACGGATGTCGACCGCCGCCGGGTGCGTGCGCGCCTTTCGGAGGCCATGACCTCGCCCAGCTCGCGACGCCAGTTCCGCCGCGGCTTCTACACACCCACCGAGGGCGAGGTGACCGGTGTGGTCGGGCCGCGGGGCGGGCCGGGCTCGCACCTGCTGGCGGCGTTCACCCAGGCGAACTGCCTGATCGTGCTGCCGGAGGGGGTTGGTGAGGTGGCTGAAGGGACTGAAGTGGACGTGCTGCTGCTGTAG